The Quercus lobata isolate SW786 chromosome 4, ValleyOak3.0 Primary Assembly, whole genome shotgun sequence genome segment ACTTACTGTTCATATTATTCATgtttttagtaaattaattcctagttcttgtcttttcttttctttgcctttCCAGTACGTTCTTTGTAACcaaacaaattgaaattcaGAACTTAGATCAAACAATAATCAACATACACCAACCAAAATCCAGAAATCAACATACACCcaccaaaattgaaaacccagaaatcaacatacaccaacaatcaaacccataaacagaTCTGcacattcaaaaattttaaccCAACATACACCCATTAAAATCAAAAGACCTGCATCCTCTTTGTTCACAAAATCAACACCAATCTCCAAGTTGGAAACCCACCAATCCATcgaaacacaaaatcaaatccaacTTGAAAACCCACCGATCTCCACCATCCTCCAAATCCCACCATTCTCTCAAACCCAGCCTTTGAATCATAACCCACAAATTCGCCACAGATCAGTGTACCAATCCgccaaaaacccacaaacccagatcAACAAATCTCACAAACCCACGAACCCACAAATCCGCCACAGATCAGTGCACCAATCTGCCACAAATCCACAAACCCAGATCAGCAAAACtcacaaacccacaacaacccaggccaagaaaatcaacccacaacAACCCAGGCAAAAGAACTCGAGAGGATCTTGTTTCTCCAACCTGAGCCTCAGATCGGCTTTGGCTTGGCTAATCTCTTCCACTTCGTCCCACGCCACTTTGCACTCGTTCGATCTCCTGTCCTCGCCGAACACCTCCTTCGCTTCTATCACCTTCTTCTCTATCATCTCCGCCAGCTGCTGCTCTTTCCTCTGCGTCCCTATGAATTTCGGCACCACCGCCATCGCCTTCACCGTCAATTGATCTCTACAATGGAAGCATGAACaacagttttaacttttaaaaaaagtgtCTCTCTCTCCGTGATCTCTCTCTCGTTTTCTTCgtgctttttctattttctatttgtttgtttgttttgtagaATTTGTTGTGTCTCTCTGATCTCTAACCAGGGTTACTGTTTTGTTTGGTGAGCTTATTAAAGTGATTAGTGggtttgtggctgtgggttgattttcttggcctgggttgttgtgggttttattttggtAGTTGTGGGTTGGCTTTGAGATCGGAATTTCTGGctttggttagtttttttttttttttttaaataatttatgagtttgtgttcttggatctgggtttatgttcttgttgttcttgttcaaggcacacttagatctcaattcataagatttttagtttttaattctgtttttaattttttttagttagttaaaattaataaattaatttttttaatttagatgctgatgtggcattaaaaaatattttttattattaatttaggccacatggacattagtttattattatttaactttgccGTTTGCCACGTCTGCAATATCtgtttctgatgtaacggcagggactaaaatggaagcgttttttaggagagggactaaaagcggtaaaaaaaaaacttagggactaaaacggaaatcggctgaaaatgtagggaccaaaatgtgtttttcgcctattattaaaatatttaaaaggtttattaaactagacaaatttatatactctaacaatttatttttttgaaaaacaaaaacacacgtgaaaaaggggggggggaatCTAACTTCTaacacaaaaacaactaaaaaactatggtaacttttaagctatTATAACAATTTAAAGAATGATAAATTTTCTATAAGTTTTATAAACTTCCTCACAAACGAAAATGGTTGAAAGCCAAAGGTTACGAAAGATAAAGTATGtagggaaaaaaatgtaaattaaataCAGGCATTATTGGTTTTGCGCAGCAAGGCCACAATACATCAATTTCCCACCATCCATCTCTGTACAACTCAGCCCTTTAAGACAAAAGCCTGAAATGACTTTATTCATTTGGGAGTTGGAGGTCCCACTAACCCTAAAGTCTACAAAACTTTCTCTTCAAGCATTCCGTGATGAGTTTGAAACTTTGTTTGTTAGCAGAGAGTGACTGGCTCTGGCTAAAGCCATTTTGGTAGTGGGAAAAAATCACTTCTAGTCAATTCTGTGTCTCGATCGGcttaaattctaaatttgatATGctatattgaaatattttatcgGTTTACATTTGCAGCTAATTTACCGCACTGATATAAATATCATTGAaattaattcattaatttttgattaatttgtatcaagaaatgaatgaagaaattatGTATTTCATTAATTAACAAAGCAAGAGTACAAAGTCTTACATACAACAAAGAGTAGAGCACGCCTAACCAACTAGCTGTTACTAACAGAATTGAAACTAACTCTTACACGTGCATACACAGCAATGCAATCACTTACAGAATTAAATCAGCTACTAAACTACAAGTCGTGTCTACAGTACAAAAGCTATCTAATGTCGTTTATGCAGTGTTTGTTGTTCTGATCAAGCTCCACTGCTCTTACATCCTCTGATCTTGCTACTTCCTTGTGCTCAACACTTTCTACACTCTGATACTCCCTCTCAAGAGCAACTGGTGTGTGTATATTTATCATTCCCATCTTGCCAACAAGATTAGAAAATTGATTGTACCCCAATGCTTTAGTAAGCATGTCTGCTAATTGACAATGAGTCCTAACATAATTTGGCTTGATAACCCTTTCCAAAACCTTGTCCTTGACCACATGACAGTCTATCTCAATGTGCTTTGTCCTTTCATGAAAAACAAGATTAGAGCCAATGTGCAATGCTTCTTGACTATAACAAAACAGCAATACCTCTCTATCATGTTTAACCCCAATATCTTTGAGAAAgtataaaattcatatattcTCACATGTTGCAACTACTGTGGCCTTGTACTCAACTTCTACTGAGGATCTAGAAACCGTAGATTGCTTCTTTGATTTCCAAGACACCAAAGAATCTCCAATGAAGATACTATAACCTGTCATAGACTTTCTTGTGTCAGAACATAAGgcccaatcagcatctacaAATCCCTTCAAGTGTAAATCTGTCTTAGAAGAGAACATAAGACCCTTTCCTGGTTCACTTTTCAAGTATTGTAAGATTCTATAGGCTGCATCCAGATGTGGTTTTCTTGGTCTAGACATGTATTGGCTAAATTTATGGACATCAAAAGTGATGTTTGGCCTTGTGATTGTCAAATACAATAACCTGCCTACTAGTCTTCTGTAGCTGCTTGGATCATTAAGCTCTTCTCCCTCCAACTTacttaattttaggctttgttCCATAGGTGTCTTAGCTGGCTTACATCCTAGCATACCAGCATCATTAAGAACCTCAAGTGTGTACTTTCTGTGACAAAGGGCAATCCCTTTGTCTAACCTTGCAACCTCCAGCCCAAGAAAGTACTTCGAGTCACCTAAGTCCTTTAGCTTGAACTTGTCATCTAGCATAACCTCGAACCTGTCTATCTCAACCTTATCATTACAATCTATTAAGACATCATCCACATACACCAAAAGAACCATGAAAACATCAACTTGCCTTCTAGTAAACAGAGAATAATCAGCTTTGGATTGAATGAATGAAGCCAAGCTAAAGCAAAGTTCCAAAAAACTTGGCAAGCCATTGCCTAGAAGCTTACTTAAGGCCATATAAGGACTTATTTAGCTTACAAACTACCTTCCCCTAACTATGAAACTCTTGTGGAAGAGCCATATAGACCTCCTCATCCAAATCACCATGAAGAAAGACATTATTCACATCCAATTGACTAAGAAACCAGCCCTGAATTGCAGCCACAACAAGAAGAACTTTAAGAGAAACCATCTTGGCCACAGGGGAAAAAGTTTCAAAGTAATCCACACCCACTTTCTATGTAAATCTTTTAGCAATTAACTGTGTCGTGTACCTTTCAACTGAACCATCAGCCTTGTACTTAATCTTATACACCCACTTACATCCAATAGGCTTTTACCAGCAGGCAGTGGGGTCAATGTCCAGGTATGATTAGCCTCAAGGGCAGCTATTTCAGCAGCCATGGCCTCTTGTCATTTGGGATCAGAAGCAACTTGGTAATAGTAAGTAGGCTCAACAACGAAAGAAATGGAACAGCAGAAAAACTTGTAAGAAGGAGAGAGGTAGTGATAAGAAACATGGGAAGCAAGAGGATGAAAAGTACCTGATTGAGGAAGAGAGGCATCAAGAACAAAAGATACCTGGCTGTAGTGATAAGCTTGTAAATAGGAAGGTTGTTTGACAACCTTAGAAGACCTTCTAAGAAGGACAAAATCAACAATAGGATCAAGGGGTTCTGCAGGGACCTTATCAAGTAAATCATCATCAAGAGAATGATAAATATGGATGATTGAATCATGAGGTACAGCAGAGAGGTTTTAGATTGAATTATGTTATCAAAAAGAGGATTAACAGCAGGAACACAAGGCAAAGGTAAGATAGGTTGTTAAACAGAACCACAAGAAGTAGAAACAAAAGGGAAAACACTTTCATGAAAGATGACATCCCTAGAGACAAAGACAGTATGAGATTCAATGTCAAAAACCTTATTCCCTTTAACATTGAAGGGATaaccaagaaaaacacatttccTTGCCTTTGGAGAGAATTTGTTTCTAGTATGAGGAATGGTTGAGGCAAAACACGAGCAACCAAAAACTTTAAGATGAGAATAATCTGGAAGCTTATGAAAAAGGAGTTCAAAAGGTGTTTATCATGCAATAAAGGTGAAGGAAGTCTGTTAATGAGATAGACAGCATGTAAAACACAGTCACCCCAAAACTTAATAGGAAGCTGTGATTGAATTTGCAAAGCCCTAGCTATGCAAAGAAGATGTTGATGTTTCCTCTccacaataaaattttgttgtggagtgtaAACACAGCTGCGTTGATGGATAATTCCATGAGAATTGAGAAAATCAAACATCTCAAACTCTTTAGCATTATCAGTTCTAATAGCTTTGATTTTAAGGTCAAATTTTGTATGAACCATAGTATAGAAAGAGTAAAATAACTACCTAACTTCAGATTTAgacttcataaaaaataatcaagttGCTCTTGTAGCATCATCCACAACAGTTAAATAATACTTGAAGTCATCCAAAGTAGGAGTTGAATTTGGTCCCCATACATCCATATGAACCAAATCAAAAGCACAATTACTGATTTTATtatgaaaaggaaaaggaaatctCTTAAGTTTTGCCATAGGACAGATTTTACAATCTTTATTACATGAAGGTTGTAATGAAGGAATAACATGACATAAAGTATTAAGTCTGACATCAGATGGGTGACCTAATCTTGCATGCCAAATGGAAAAAGATTGAGAAGGTAAACGTGTGGAAATTGTTGCAGTGAAGTGACTAAAAACATCATTGATGTTGTAAGCAGCTAAGAAGGCAGCAAGGGAAGAACTAGAGGATTGTTGAAGGCTATCTAACTGCAACAGATACAATCCATCAAGTGTCTTGCCTACCCTAATCGTTTTCCAGGAAGTAAGGTCCTGAACAAAACAATAAGCAGATAGAAAAACAAGACAATATAGCTGAGATTGAGTCAAAGTACTAACAGAAAAAAGATTAAAGGTAAAAGATGGGAAACAAATGACATTCTTGAgaataagagaagaagaaagaacaacAGTCCCAATATGAGTTACTTAAGCTGATTCCCCATTAGGCAATTGAACCAAGGACTATCTAGTAACAGCGATTGAGGTTAACAAATCAACTGAACATACAAAATGATCAGTGGCACAAGTATCCAACACCCAAGTATTACTACCATAAGCCCTCCTATTGACCACTTATGTAGCAAAAACACTATGAGAAAAGTCCATACCTGCCATTGCCACTTTAGTAGAGTTGGAAGAAGATGCTACATTGGCCATTGGACTCTCTGATGCATGAGGTGTTGCTGGAAGGGAAGAATTGGGTACACCAAACAAAGCTAAAAGCTGCTGACACTGCTCAGGTGTGAAGGCAGAAGATTGATGCAATGGAGAAGCAATATCTGAATCTGAACCTGAGGAGACTTGGTGTGCTATAGAAGGTTTATTCTTGAACTTAAACCTTGGTGGAAAACCATGTAACTTGTAGCCCTTATCCACAGTATGACTAGTCTTACAACAATGTGTACAAATTGGTCTATCCTTACCCTTCCCACCAGAATTAGCAAAATTGGAACCATGAGTGACATGATTAGTGGACACTTTAGCAGCAAAAATAGTATAATCAACCTTAACAACAGAAGCATTTGGGATTGATCTATGTGTTTCttcttgaatcaacaaagaataAATCTTACTAAGAGATGGAATTGGATCCATAAGTAACACTTGAATCCTAACTTGTGAAAAAGAATCATTCACTCCCATTAGAAACTTCATCACAGACTCTCTACCTCGCAAATCATTAAGCCTTTTGTTGATATTGCATACACACTTTCCACAAGTGCAAGAAGGAAATGGACTAAGATTTTGCAATTAATCCCAAAAGACTTTCAACTGAGTAAAGCAATCAATGATGGTCATCTCACCTTGATGTAATTCTGCAATTTCCTTTTGATGATTGAATGCCCTTGGTCCATTGGTTTGGGCAAAACGATTCTTCAAGTCATTCTAGATCTCTAAGGCAGTGTCTTCATAGATGATGCTTGCTTGAAGCTTCGTAGGGACTGAATTGGTCAACCAGGTTCCAACCATGTTGTCACACCTAATCCATGCTTGCACAGATGAGGGAGTAGAAATCTATGGTGATGTAAGAGTCAGAGTCCCATCAATGAATCCCAATTTGTTCTTTGGGAGCAAAGCCTTCCTTACAGCTCGAGCCTAAGCTGAGTAGTTTTCTCCACCAATTAAAGGCCATGTAACAAGCACTAAACTTGGACTCTTAGCATGATGCAAGAACAAGGGATCATCCATTGGTGAATCTTGCAAAGAAGACAATGGATTTTCAAGTGCAGATCCATTAGCAGAACTAGTTGTAGTCGTGGTTGTTGCAGCAGAAGCCATTGttgacaaaaagaagaaaattttgctCAAAATAGAGTGTGTTTCTtgagaaaattgaagaagaaactgaatAAAATGCAAAACCTTAGAAAGATTTGGGAATTTTCTCTGATACCACATCaagaaatgaatgaagaaattctatatttcattaattaacAAAGCAAgagtacaaaaacaaaaaaacaaaaaaaaaaaaactactccaTAGGACCACaacacataaataaaaaataaaaaacccacgCAGAAACCAATTGCAacttcttgaaaaaaaaattccccaatGATTGTTCCTCTTTGCCCATTTTCAACATTGTGGAATGCACAAGGAAAAATTCTAATAACATTAAATCCCTCAAACTGCAAACCCACAATATGCATTcagtttttttcttcattctttcatCCTATTTCCAAGGGACATTATCTTTTTTCGCACTCTCTGTTTCATATACGGAATTCTTCTTAATGGTCAAGCGTTTTCATATCAGAGTTGAAAGCctttgaacaaaatttatattctacTTTCTCAATTGAACTGGATCATACTCTCTCAAGTACATATATTTTGAATGGGTAACTCTATGACATTCTGTGATGCATAAACTATATAAAAggtgttataaaaaatttaattatgaatGGAAAATTATGATACTAAATCCCAAACAAGAGCCTCATCACACACGCAAAgcacgtgtgatgaggctaattattattattagtctAATAATTGTTTTAAAGTCATGCCAACTACTCTATTGAATGTGGGAATTTGATCGAGGTTATACACTATTCACATCCAATTCCAAATGGTTCCCTTAACGATCACACATGTTTTAACGAGATAAGTGGACTTGTCACAAATCATACAATTTTTTAGACCTAATTAGATGACCCATTTTGTAATGGTCATTTAACCTAACTTAAACAATAAAAGGATAATTTTACATTATGATAATTTTACGTTATAAGGATGAAATCATCATTTTGACATTTTGACATGGAAGAGCTagcataattcaaaataaaaattgtaagatCTAACGATAAAAACAATACACTGATTACAAATATCTGACCATCGAATCACCAGATTAAATCATATCAAGTTTTAATAGACTATATGCATTCTGGAGGTTAGTGTGAGCTACTTGTGATTATTAGCAATTACTTATGATTGGTTCtcaaaatgaattaattatgTGTCAAAATTCGATTAGCTCAAGCTTATGGTAAAAAATGTACATGAATGCACAAGATAATTCTAACAAATAAATAGGGTTTTTagataattaattgattttttttttttttttttgaaagcttgATAGTAAAACTACTAGAGTTAGTTTAGAACCCCAATTTTGAAATTACGGCATAATTTCTTTTAGTCTACTAAACTACGTGCAGAACAAGAGTAATCAATGCACAATTAACCAAGACTGCTACCTAGTGCATGGGCATACATAATTAACAATTAAGTATAAAACATAaggattaagggaagagagatgcaaacacaagataacatgaCGATGTGTCATCGAAGAGGAAATCTGAAGTGCTCAAAAACCTCTCTGTGGCCCTCCAAGCCGAATCAATCCATTAGTGAATAAGTTAGAGTACAAGAATTATAATATAGACCCCCCAAGCCTAGACTATCAtttgtgtaaagttgtgatttacaactcagttttatattggctttattccatgacaaaaagtgttgtaattgctttaattttgttccctgtattttgtgggattttattatattaggtttagtattaagttggtgaagactcaagcttaaatgaagatCAATGCATTTCGCAACTAGCTCGTGAGAAGTTCGTGAGAAGGGTTCCCGTAAAAAGGGCATGTGAGGAGCACAAGACTAGAAGCTGAAAAGTTGTGCCAAGCTGTCGTTTTCGCGAATGTCTCGCGAGTAAGGCCTTCTCGTGAGGTAGTCAC includes the following:
- the LOC115985470 gene encoding uncharacterized protein LOC115985470: MDPIPSLSKIYSLLIQEETHRSIPNASVVKVDYTIFAAKVSTNHVTHGSNFANSGGKGKDRPICTHCCKTSHTVDKGYKLHGFPPRFKFKNKPSIAHQVSSGSDSDIASPLHQSSAFTPEQCQQLLALFGVPNSSLPATPHASESPMANVASSSNSTKVAMAVDLLTSIADLTSWKTIRVGKTLDGLYLLQLDSLQQSSSSSLAAFLAAYNINDVFSHFTATISTRLPSQSFSIWHARLGHPSDVRLNTLCHVIPSLQPSCNKDCKICPMAKLKRFPFPFHNKISNCAFDLVHMDVWGPNSTPTLDDFKYYLTVVDDATRAT
- the LOC115985469 gene encoding uncharacterized protein LOC115985469: MALSKLLGNGLPSFLELCFSLASFIQSKADYSLFTRRQVDVFMVLLVYVDDVLIDCNDKVEIDRFEVMLDDKFKLKDLGDSKYFLGLEVARLDKGIALCHRKYTLEVLNDAGMLGCKPAKTPMEQSLKLSKLEGEELNDPSSYRRLVGRLLYLTITRPNITFDVHKFSQYMSRPRKPHLDAAYRILQYLKSEPGKGLMFSSKTDLHLKGFVDADWALCSDTRKSMTGYSIFIGDSLVSWKSKKQSTVSRSSVEVEYKATVVATYCHVVKDKVLERVIKPNYVRTHCQLADMLTKALGYNQFSNLVGKMGMINIHTPVALEREYQSVESVEHKEVARSEDVRAVELDQNNKHCINDIR